In one window of Erythrolamprus reginae isolate rEryReg1 chromosome 1, rEryReg1.hap1, whole genome shotgun sequence DNA:
- the SESTD1 gene encoding SEC14 domain and spectrin repeat-containing protein 1 isoform X4 yields the protein MDELSVTLDYLLSIPSEKCKARGFTVIVDGRKSQWNVVKTVVLMLQNVVPAEVSLVCVVKPDEFWDKKVTHFCFWKEKDRLGFEVILVSANKLTRYIEPSQLTEDFGGSLTYDHMDWLNKRLAFEKFTKESTSLLDELALINSGNDKGNQQEKERSIDVNFLPSVDPETVLQTGHELLSELQQRRFNGSDGGVSWSPMDDELLAQPQVMKLLDSLREQYTRYQEVCRQRSKRTQLEEIQQKVMQVVNWLEGPGSEQLRTQWGIGDSIRASQALQQKHEEIESQHSEWFAVYVELNQQIAALLNAGDEEDLVELKALQQQLSDVCYRQASQLEFRQNLLQAALDFHGVAQDLSQQLDGLLGMLCVDVAPADGASIQQTLKLLEEKLKSVDLGLQGLREKGQGLLDQISNQASWAYGKDVTTENKENVDHVQGVMEDMQLRKQRCEDMVDVRRLKMLQMVQLFKCEEDAAQAIEWLNELLDALLKTHTRLGDDAQETKILLEKHRKFVDVAQSTYDYGRQLLQATVVLCQSLRCTSRSSGETLPKLNRVWKQFTITSEERVTRLEMAVAFHSNAEKALQECPDESAFIYDQEQFDEIEAVGKSLLDRLTVPVLYPDGTEQFFGSPSDMASSAEHIREKIKLVCLRKQQLTQPDACTTET from the exons aatGTCGTTCCAGCTGAAGTATCCCTTGTTTGTGTAGTAAAACCAGATGAATTCTGGGATAAAAAGGTTACACATTTTTGCTTttggaaagagaaagatagacttggctttgag GTTATTTTGGTATCTGCCAACAAGCTTACTCGGTACATAGAGCCATCTCAACTAACAGAAGATTTTGGAGGAAGTCTTACCTACGATCATATGGATTGGCTGAACAAAAGACTG GcatttgagaagtttacaaaagagtCTACATCCTTACTTGATGAACTTGCATTAATCAACAGTGGAAATGATAAGGGAAAccaacaagagaaagagag gtCTATAGATGTAAATTTTCTTCCATCTGTTGATCCCGAGACTGTTCTGCAGACAG GTCATGAGCTCTTATCGGAATTGCAGCAACGCCGTTTTAATGGTTCAGATGGAGGAGTCTCCTGGTCTCCTATGGATGATGAACTGCTTGCTCAGCCCCAGGTTATGAAGTTATTAGATTCTCTAAGAGAACAATATACACGGTATCAGGAAGTATGCAGGCAAAGAAGCAAACGAACTCAGTTGGAAGAAATTCAACAGAAGGTAATGCAG GTAGTGAACTGGCTGGAAGGGCCAGGTTCAGAACAGCTTAGAACCCAGTGGGGAATCGGTGATTCAATTAGGGCTTCACAAGCTTTGCAACAGAAACATGAAGAGATTGAAAGTCAACACAGC GAGTGGTTTGCAGTGTACGTGGAACTGAATCAACAGATTGCAGCTTTACTGAATGCTGGGGATGAAGAAGACCTTGTAGAACTAAAAGCATTGCAACAGCAGTTGAGCGATGTTTGTTATCGGCAGGCCAGCCAGTTGGAGTTTAGGCAGAATCTGCTGCAAGCAGCCCTTGACTTTCATGGTGTTGCTCAAGAT TTGTCTCAGCAACTAGATGGATTACTCGGGATGCTGTGTGTTGATGTAGCCCCAGCTGATGGAGCGTCAATTCAGCAAACTTTAAAGCTACTTGAAGAGAAATTAAAAAGCGTTG ACTTGGGCCTCCAAGGTTTACGTGAAAAAGGCCAAGGTCTTCTAGATCAGATATCTAACCAAGCTTCATGGGCTTACGGAAAAGACGTAACAACTGAAAACAAAGAGAATGTTGATCACGTCCAAGGAGTAATGGAAGATATGCAGCTCAGGAAGCAGAG ATGTGAGGACATGGTAGATGTGCGACGATTGAAGATGCTTCAGATGGTTCAGCTATTTAAGTGTGAAGAGGATGCTGCTCAG GCAATAGAATGGTTAAATGAATTATTAGATGCACTGCTGAAGACTCATACTCGTTTGGGAGATGATGCCCAAGAAACCAAAATTTTGTTGGAAAAACATAGGAAATTTGTGGATGTAGCTCAG AGTACCTATGATTATGGACGACAATTACTACAGGCTACTGTGGTTTTGTGTCAGTCTCTGAGATGCACTTCTAGATCGTCAGGAGAAACACTTCCAAAGCTGAATCGCGtatggaaacaattcacaatcaCTTCAGAAGAAAGAGTGACAAGGCTAGAGATGGCTGTTGCTTTCCACTCAAATGCAGAAAAG GCTTTGCAAGAATGCCCAGATGAGTCTGCATTTATATATGATCAGGAACAATTTGATGAGATTGAAGCTGTTGGAAAATCCCTTCTGGATAGATTAACAGTTCCAGTGCTTTATCCTGATGG AACTGAGCAGTTCTTCGGGAGCCCGAGTGACATGGCTTCTTCAGCCGAACACATCAGAGAGAAGATAAAGTTGGTTTGTCTAAGGAAACAACAACTGACACAACCAGATGCCTGTACCACAGAGACCTAA